The sequence below is a genomic window from Cystobacter fuscus DSM 2262.
GACGCGCGTTGCGGTGGACGAGCAACACCTTCGTGCCGTCCGGAGACATCACGTAGCCAAGCGTTCCAATGATGGGCGTGTAGCGCATGCCCGACCTCTTATCTCCTGAGCGCCCCGTCGCAAGTCATCGGCGGGTAGGCCCCGCGCGGGGAACCCCGCCCTCCTCGGGAAGGACGCCTCAGTCCCGGTAGCCACGGGCCTGGAGGTTGAACAGGTGCGCGTAGCGGCCGCCGCGCGCCATCAGCTCCGCGTGGCTGCCCAGCTCCTCCACCTGCCCGCCGTGGAGCACGGCGATCCGGTCCGCCATGCGCACCGTGGAGAAGCGGTGCGAGATGACGAGCGCGATGCGGTCCGCCGCCAGTTGCTGGAAGCGCTCGAAGAGGGCGTGCTCGGACTCCGCGTCGATGCTCGCCGTGGGCTCGTCGAGGATGAGCACCTCGGCGTCCTCGCGCATGAAGGCACGCGCCACGCCCAGCTTCTGCCACTGCCCTCCGCTCAGCTCGAGCCCCTTCTCGAACCAGCCGCCCAGCATCGTGTCGTACTGGCTCGGCAGCTCCTCGATGACGGAACTCGCCCCGCCCTGCTCCGCCGCCCGGATGATGCGCGGCCGGTCCTCCAGCGCCTCCACATCGCCCAGGCCGATGTTCTCCGCCACGTTGAACTGGTAGCGCACGAAGTCCTGGAACACCGCGCCGAAGCGCGAGCGCAGGTCCTTCGGATCCATGTCCTTGAGGTTGACCCCCCCGTAGAAGATGTCCCCCTCGGTGGGCTCGTACAGCCGCAGCAGCAGCTTCACGAGCGTGCTCTTGCCCGCGCCGTTCTCCCCCACCAGCGCCAGCTTCTCGCCGGGCTCCAGCCGCAGCGTCAGGTGGCGCAGCGCCCAGGCCTCCTTGCCCGGGTAGCGGAACGACACGTCGCGCAGCTCGATGGCGTTGTGGTGCCCCCGGGGCGGCGAGCGGGCCGGCAGCGCCCGGGGCGCCTCCTGGCCGGTGGGGATGTCGAAGTAGGCGAAGAGGTTGCTCATGAAGAGCGCGCCCTCGTACATGCTGCCCACGCTCGACAGGATGCCCTGGAACGCGCCCTGGCCCTGCCGGAACACGCCCAGGTAGAGCACCATGTCGCCCACGGTGATGGAGCCCAGCGACGCCTGACTCGCCACGAAGGCGTAGCAGCCATAGAAGGCCCCGAGCGACACGAGCCCCAGGCCCAGGCCCCACCCCATGCGCCGCAGCGCCAGGGAGCGGTCCTCCTGGAAGAACTTCTGGAACAGCGTGCGGTAGCGGCCGAGCACCAGCGGCCCCAGGCCGAACACCTTCACCTCCTTCACGTGGTTGTCGCGCGTGAGGATCCACTCCAGGTAGTTGAGCTTGCGGCCCTCGGGCGCGCGCCACGAGTAGAGCCGGAAGCCCTCCTCCGCCAGCCGCGCCTCGGCGATGAACGCCGGGATGCTCGCCACCACCAGCACCGCCACGCTCCAGGGCGACAGCGACACGAGCAGCACCGCGTACGTGGACAGCGTCACGAGGTTGCGCACGATGGAGAACACGTCCATCACCAGCCCCAGCGGCCGGCTGTTGGCCTCGCGCCGGGCGTTCTGCATCTTGTCGTAGGTGTCCGAGTCCTCGAAGTGGCGCAGCTCCAGCTCCATCGCCTTGTGGAGGATGCGCTCGTTGATGAGGTTGCTGAGGTTGGCCCGCCCCAGCTCGCGCACCAGCGACAGGGAGCGCTCCACCACCGTCGAGCCCACCATCAGCCCGAACTCCAGCGCCACCAGGTGCAGCACCCCTTCGCGCGCCACCACCCCATCCACGATGAGCTTGCCCACCCAGGCGATCGCCGCCGGCATCACCGCGGCCAGGAGCGTGAGCCCGCCGAGCGCCACCGCGATCCGGGGACTGGCCGCCCAGAACAGACGGAAGGTGCCGGGCAGTTGCCGGGAGAGACTGCCCGCGTTCTTCAGCCGGGTCTTCAGGGAGGGAGGTGGGGACGTCGGACGCGCGGGAGGAGGCACGCTCCCTCTCTAACGCGTCCCTCCGTCATTCGCCGCAGGCCCGCCTGCTCCCCGAACGGACTTGGACAATCCGCCCGCCGTGTTCCGGGGCTATGATGGCGCGGCCCCTCTCCTCCTGGAGCCGTCCCGATGAAGCGCTTCGTCATCGTCTTCGACAACGAGCCCGCGGATTCCGCCCCCTGGATCGCCAGTGCCTGTGCCTCGTCCCGGCTCACCTTCGTGGACAACGAGGCCATCATCAACGAGCTGGCCCAGAACAAGGACGCCCGGCCCCTGCTCACCGGCAACACCAAGGAGAACCCCCAGCTCGCCCCCTTCTACAAGGCCGCGCTCGACAAGGTCGCCGGGGACAACCAGCGCGTGGGGCTCTACAGCACCAGTTGGTTGCTCTACCTCGGCCAGGCCGATGCCTGCGTGCTCGACTTCGCGGGGCTCGAGGAGCAGCGCATGCTCGCGCTCGCCACCGGCATGGCCCAGAAGATCGGCGACGAGTACGTCGCCAAGTACAGCGCCCTGCTCCAGGACAAGGCGCGCAAGGTGCTCCCCCCCGAGCGCATCCTCGTGCTGCCCGCCAAGGAGAAGGCCGCGCGCAAGGCGGAGCTCGCCGCCGCCTTCATCCAGAAGCTCGGCTAGTCGCCGCCCATGGGAGCGCCGGGGACCCCCGGCGAGTGGAGACAGCACCACGCGCCGGAGAGCCTCGTTCGCGTCACCTCATGGCCGGGCGGATGACCCCCCGTTGATGACGAACTGCGACCCCGGCTGCTTGACGATGTCGCCGTCGGCCGAGCCGGTGATGGTGACGTTCGTCAGTGTCGCGCTGCCGAGAGCGCCGCTCATGGCCAGGATGCCGGCACCGTTGCGCGAGTTGCTGATCCGCACGTTGCTGATCACCACGTTCGGCATGTTGCCGCCACCGTTCTTGAACTGGATGCCATCGTAGGTCGAGTCGTCGATGTCGGTGTCCCGGATGGTGACGCCGACGATTTCCCGGGTCGACGGGAACAGGGTGATCGCCCCGAACTCCTGGTCCTCGTTCCAGAACGCGCCACCGGTCCGGTAGAGCCCGTTGTTGGCGATCAGCGTCGTCCCCGAGAAGGGCAGCGGGTCGTGGTCGGTCGCCAGCATGATGCCGGGGTAGTTCATCGTGTCGTAGATGAGGTTGTTCTGGATCGTGTTGCCGTAGCCGCCGTAGATCGCGATGCCATTGGCCCGCCAGGGCAGTTGGACCGTGTTGTTGATGAAGTGGTTGTCGTGGGCGATGTCCACCGCGCGGTCCTTGACGTAGGGGTTGGCCCAGACCGCCAGGGAGTCGTCACCCGTGGTGCGGAACGACGAGTTGAACACCTGCGAGTTGCGCGTGCCGTTGCTGAAGTTGATGCCGTCCGCATAGGTGTCGCGGATGCGCATGCCACTGAATTGCAGACCGTCCGCCGGCCCCCACAGTTCTTGGATGTTGTCGTAGTCACGACCCACCCAGACCGCCACGTTGGCGTGCTCGATCCACACGTTGGTGATCTTCGTGTTCTTGCCGAACCGGCCATTCAGGCCGACGCCCCCCTCGGCGTTGCCGTCTCCACCGCGGATCCGGCCGGAGCCGAAGATCGCGATGTCGGAGATCTGCACGTTGTCGTCGATGTCGAAGCCGAAGTTGCCCTCGTGAGGGTGGTTGATGCTCGCCGGCTGGTTCTGCGGCTCAATCGTGGAGTAGAGCTGCGAGTGCCACATGCCCGCGCCGCGGATCGTGACGTTCCGGATGCCCACCTGGTTGTACATCCCGCGGTTGAACGGATCGTCGGTGAGGATCTTCTTCTCCTGCCGCCACTGCCCCTCGGGAATCCACACGCAGCTGATGACGCCGTTCTGGTCGTCCGTCACCGCCCGCTGGAGGGCGTCCGTGTCGTCGATGCCGTCGTTCGGCACCGCGCCGTAGTTCGTGATCGACGTGCACTCGGCGGGCTTGCTCGCCGGCGGCGCCACCTGCTCGAGGTCGATCAGGTCGATGACGTAGAACGACGCAGTGTCCGTCGCGTCGCGCTGCAGGCGGAACGTGGTGCCGGCCGGGTAGCTCTGCGCGAGCAGCGCGTGCGACTCGTCGAACAACCGCCGGGCGTCGGCCTGGGGCGTGTTGGTCAGCGCCTCCGGACCGTCGGTATTCCCATACAGCCAGCTATGCCGCGACGAGAGCGTCAGCTTCCGCACGAAGGTGCCGTTGGCATACAGGCTGATCGTGGCCTCCTGGCCGCCTCCGTTCGGCGCGTCGGGGATGGAGTTGCGCACGACGATCGCGTTGGCCGCGTTGGTCGAAGTGAACTCGACGTAGTGACCGGTGCTGCTCAGGCGCACGGACTTGCGGCCCGAGGACTCGGTGGCGAAGTTGGTGTGCCCGAAGGTCCGTAGCGGATCCGTCTCCAGCAGGGTGCCCTGGTAGCGGCCAGCCTCGGCCTCGTAGGAGACCCACGGGACCGCCGCCCCACGCCCGACCACGATCGACTGTGAGGCCGTGTTGTTGTTCTCGTTGGTCTCGGCGACGACGCCGGTCGCGTCGGCCGTGGCCGTGACGGTGGCTCCCCCGCTCGTGGCGGTCCAGCTCCCGCTGGTGGTCACCGTGACGGTCGCGCCAGCGGCGATGGCCGGAGTGGTGGCGTCGAGCGTGCCGCCGCCCACCGCGACTCGGGTGACCGTGGCCACCCCGACCGCCGTGGTCCCGCGGTTCTTCACCGCCACGCTGAACCTGACCGGCGCCCCGACGGCCGGGTTCGCCGGGTTCGGGCTGATGCTCAGCACCTGCAGGTCGGGCCCGGGAGCCTCCGACACCGTGAGCCGGGTCGGGTTGCTGAACGCGTTGTTGCTCTCGTTCTGCTCGACGACGGCGCCGGCCGGGTCGACGACCGCGCCAATCGTGTAGGACCCAGCGGCCTTCTTGCCGATCGACGCCGACACGGTCGTGGTCGCACCGGCCGCGAGACTGGCGACGGCGGCCGTCGCGCCCACGGTGCCGTCGACGGTGAGGTTGACGCTCGTCGCCGCCGCAGGCTTGGTGCCAGCGTTCTTCACCGTGGCCGTCAGCGTGATCGTGTCGGACTCGATCGGCGAGGCGGGCGTCGCGGTGACTCCGGTGACCGTGAGGTCGGGGTTGGCCGCGGGGGTGCCGTAGACCTGGAGCTCGGAGACCTGGCCGTTGCCGGACCCGGTGTTGCCCGTGAAGACGACGCGGACGTCAGCGGCGGTGCCAGTGAACGGCACGGTGACCGTGTTGCCGGTCGCCGGGTTGAACGTGTACGCCGCGGAGGCCTTGAGCGAGGTCCACGACCCGTTGGCCTGAGCGCGACCCTGGAGCTCGAAGCTCTGGGTGCGGGTCGCCCAGGCGGAGGACGGAGGAACCTTGATGACGACGCCCGTGAGGTCGACGACCGTGCCGAGCGAGACCGTCAGGTGGCTCGGGTACTGGCCGCCC
It includes:
- a CDS encoding ABC transporter ATP-binding protein, with protein sequence MPPPARPTSPPPSLKTRLKNAGSLSRQLPGTFRLFWAASPRIAVALGGLTLLAAVMPAAIAWVGKLIVDGVVAREGVLHLVALEFGLMVGSTVVERSLSLVRELGRANLSNLINERILHKAMELELRHFEDSDTYDKMQNARREANSRPLGLVMDVFSIVRNLVTLSTYAVLLVSLSPWSVAVLVVASIPAFIAEARLAEEGFRLYSWRAPEGRKLNYLEWILTRDNHVKEVKVFGLGPLVLGRYRTLFQKFFQEDRSLALRRMGWGLGLGLVSLGAFYGCYAFVASQASLGSITVGDMVLYLGVFRQGQGAFQGILSSVGSMYEGALFMSNLFAYFDIPTGQEAPRALPARSPPRGHHNAIELRDVSFRYPGKEAWALRHLTLRLEPGEKLALVGENGAGKSTLVKLLLRLYEPTEGDIFYGGVNLKDMDPKDLRSRFGAVFQDFVRYQFNVAENIGLGDVEALEDRPRIIRAAEQGGASSVIEELPSQYDTMLGGWFEKGLELSGGQWQKLGVARAFMREDAEVLILDEPTASIDAESEHALFERFQQLAADRIALVISHRFSTVRMADRIAVLHGGQVEELGSHAELMARGGRYAHLFNLQARGYRD
- a CDS encoding CARDB domain-containing protein, coding for SRRLLRATGAILFLTSACTPEGGSPDGQGVTPLGMAIAARSASLASTVLSAGKPASASSSNAPYTANNLTDGNPGSYWESANGAFPQWAQVDLGSAATVEDVVLRLPADWGARNETLSVQASTDGASFTTLKASASYTFSPSTGNAVTIDVPDTSARYVRVTLTANTGWSAAQLSELEVRGTAVTTPTDPPPNPPTGTNLALGKPIVGSSTEWQYVATNANDGNADSYWEGAGGQYPSHLTVSLGTVVDLTGVVIKVPPSSAWATRTQSFELQGRAQANGSWTSLKASAAYTFNPATGNTVTVPFTGTAADVRVVFTGNTGSGNGQVSELQVYGTPAANPDLTVTGVTATPASPIESDTITLTATVKNAGTKPAAATSVNLTVDGTVGATAAVASLAAGATTTVSASIGKKAAGSYTIGAVVDPAGAVVEQNESNNAFSNPTRLTVSEAPGPDLQVLSISPNPANPAVGAPVRFSVAVKNRGTTAVGVATVTRVAVGGGTLDATTPAIAAGATVTVTTSGSWTATSGGATVTATADATGVVAETNENNNTASQSIVVGRGAAVPWVSYEAEAGRYQGTLLETDPLRTFGHTNFATESSGRKSVRLSSTGHYVEFTSTNAANAIVVRNSIPDAPNGGGQEATISLYANGTFVRKLTLSSRHSWLYGNTDGPEALTNTPQADARRLFDESHALLAQSYPAGTTFRLQRDATDTASFYVIDLIDLEQVAPPASKPAECTSITNYGAVPNDGIDDTDALQRAVTDDQNGVISCVWIPEGQWRQEKKILTDDPFNRGMYNQVGIRNVTIRGAGMWHSQLYSTIEPQNQPASINHPHEGNFGFDIDDNVQISDIAIFGSGRIRGGDGNAEGGVGLNGRFGKNTKITNVWIEHANVAVWVGRDYDNIQELWGPADGLQFSGMRIRDTYADGINFSNGTRNSQVFNSSFRTTGDDSLAVWANPYVKDRAVDIAHDNHFINNTVQLPWRANGIAIYGGYGNTIQNNLIYDTMNYPGIMLATDHDPLPFSGTTLIANNGLYRTGGAFWNEDQEFGAITLFPSTREIVGVTIRDTDIDDSTYDGIQFKNGGGNMPNVVISNVRISNSRNGAGILAMSGALGSATLTNVTITGSADGDIVKQPGSQFVINGGSSARP